A stretch of Miscanthus floridulus cultivar M001 chromosome 13, ASM1932011v1, whole genome shotgun sequence DNA encodes these proteins:
- the LOC136500789 gene encoding HMG-Y-related protein A: protein MATEEAAKPSPIPPYPEMILAAIEGLGDKNGSNKSAISKYIEGKYGDLPPAHASLLTAHLARMKESGELIFLKNNYFRADAPEAPPKRGRGRPPKARDPNAPAPKSPASAGTGRGRGRPPKAKNPLEAAVKQATAGMPKARGRPPKKAKTTEDGASPAPAPKPAPAPAGDGSTPVKRGRGRPPKVRPAVPSETAAA from the exons ATGGCCACCGAGGAAGCCGCCAAGCCGTCCCCGATCCCGCCCTACCCCGAG ATGATCCTGGCGGCGATCGAGGGCCTAGGCGACAAGAACGGGTCGAACAAGTCGGCCATCTCCAAGTACATCGAGGGCAAGTACGGCGACCTCCCCCCGGCGCACGCGTCGCTGCTGACCGCGCACCTGGCGCGCATGAAGGAGTCCGGCGAGCTAATCTTCCTCAAGAACAACTACTTCCGCGCCGACGCCCCCGAAGCGCCGCCgaagcgcgggcgcgggcgcccgCCCAAGGCGCGGGACCCGAACGCGCCGGCGCCCAAGTCGCCGGCGTCCGCGGGGACGGGGCGCGGCCGCGGGCGCCCGCCCAAGGCCAAGAACCCGCTGGAGGCCGCCGTGAAGCAGGCGACCGCGGGGATGCCCAAGGCCCGCGGCCGCCCGCCCAAGAAGGCCAAGACCACCGAGGACGGCGCGTCCCCGGCCCCGGCTCCCaagcccgcccccgcccccgccggcgACGGCTCCACCCCCGTCAAGCGCGGCCGCGGCAGGCCCCCCAAGGTACGCCCCGCCGTGCCCAGCGAGACGGCCGCGGCTtga